A part of Cannabis sativa cultivar Pink pepper isolate KNU-18-1 chromosome 6, ASM2916894v1, whole genome shotgun sequence genomic DNA contains:
- the LOC115725319 gene encoding cationic peroxidase 2, with amino-acid sequence MEVNKLIFVTRIFLLFLGLTSTLAHGQGTKVGYYSTKCPKAESIVRSTVESHFKTNPRIAPGILRMHFHDCFVRGCDASILIEGSNTEKTAVPNRAIPGYNVIDDAKKQLEAACPGVVSCADIIALAARDSVVVTKGINWNVPTGRRDGRVSIASEAGDLPGPNESVFNQTRKFKNINLSVQDLVTLVGGHTIGTAACGLVTGRLYNVNSSNGADPSIDPTFVPTLRALCPQNGGGSNRVDLDTGSGSRFDNSYFNNLSKRRGILTSDQLLWTDPSTKGFVLQYLRSATSFNFEFAKSMVKMSKVGVLTGTQGEIRKLCTAIN; translated from the exons atggaagttaacaaattaatatttgttacgagaatatttttgttatttcttGGTTTGACATCCACATTGGCACATGGCCAAGGAACCAAAGTTGGGTATTACTCAACAAAGTGCCCTAAGGCCGAGTCTATTGTTAGATCAACAGTTGAGTCTCATTTCAAAACAAATCCTCGGATTGCCCCGGGCATTCTGAGGATGCACTTCCACGATTGTTTTGTTCGTGGTTGCGACGCTTCTATCCTCATCGAAGGCTCCAACACCGAGAAGACAGCAGTACCTAACCGTGCTATACCCGGCTATAATGTTATAGACGACGCCAAGAAGCAGCTCGAGGCTGCTTGCCCTGGCGTCGTTTCTTGCGCTGATATTATTGCTCTTGCTGCTCGCGACTCTGTAGTTGTG ACCAAAGGGATTAATTGGAACGTTCCTACTGGGCGTAGAGATGGACGAGTTTCAATTGCTTCGGAGGCTGGGGATTTGCCTGGTCCTAATGAATCAGTGTTTAATCAAACAAGGAAGTTTAAGAACATAAATCTCAGCGTTCAAGACCTGGTCACTCTAGTTG GTGGACATACAATTGGAACAGCAGCATGCGGTTTAGTGACAGGGAGGCTATACAACGTGAATTCAAGCAATGGTGCTGATCCATCCATCGACCCTACCTTTGTCCCTACACTAAGAGCTCTCTGCCCACAAAATGGCGGCGGTTCGAACCGAGTTGATCTCGACACGGGAAGCGGCTCTCGTTTTGACAACAGCTACTTCAACAACTTGAGCAAGAGACGAGGCATTCTCACCTCGGATCAGCTGCTGTGGACCGATCCCTCAACCAAGGGCTTTGTCCTCCAATATTTGAGGAGTGCCACCTCTTTCAACTTTGAGTTTGCTAAGTCCATGGTTAAGATGAGTAAAGTTGGTGTCTTGACTGGTACTCAGGGTGAAATTCGAAAACTTTGTACTGCTATTAATTAA